In Lacerta agilis isolate rLacAgi1 chromosome 1, rLacAgi1.pri, whole genome shotgun sequence, the following proteins share a genomic window:
- the COPS8 gene encoding COP9 signalosome complex subunit 8 has translation MPVAVMAAAAGAASGAQGYRKLLEQCETQELEAPGGIATPPVYAQLLALYLLHNDMNNARYLWKRIPPAIKSANPELGAIWSVGQRIWQRDFPGIYTTIGAHQWSESIQPIMEALRDATRRRAFGLVSQAYTSISADDFAAFVGLPIEEAVKGVLDQGWQADSSTRMVMPKKPGPQEPSFNRFHPLSEPASVPPIPNEQQLARLTDYVAFLEN, from the exons ATGCCAGTGGCGgtgatggcggcggcggcgggggcggcgAGCGGCGCCCAGGGCTACCGAAAGCTGCTGGAGCAGTGCGAGACTCAGGAGCTGGAG gccCCTGGAGGAATAGCAACACCGCCTGTTTATGCGCAACTCCTAGCTTTGTACCTTTTACATAATGACAT GAACAATGCACGGTATTTGTGGAAAAGAATCCCTCCTGCAATTAAGTCT GCGAACCCTGAACTTGGTGCAATTTGGTCAGTGGGGCAGAGAATCTGGCAAAGAGATTTCCCTGGAATTTATACAACAATTGGTGCACATCAGTGGTCTGAATCTATTCAGCCAATCATGGAAGCACTTAGAG ATGCAACTAGGCGGCGAGCATTTGGACTGGTCTCTCAAGCATATACCTCAATAAGTGCAGATGACTTTGCAGCCTTTGTTGGGCTTCCTATAGAAGAAGCAGTGAAAG GTGTTCTTGATCAGGGATGGCAAGCAGATTCATCCACTCGCATGGTTATGCCTAAAAAGCCAG GTCCCCAGGAGCCTTCATTTAACAGATTTCACCCGTTATCAG AACCTGCTTCAGTCCCACCAATTCCTAATGAACAGCAGTTGGCTCGGTTAACTGACTATGTGGCTTTCCTGGAAAACTGA